In the genome of Bacteroidota bacterium, one region contains:
- a CDS encoding J domain-containing protein, with the protein MNLYRILGVSEYANDQQIRQAYRTLAKRYHPDLNPGDARAAEKFKEVASAYEVLSDPILRSNYDKKRLRESLYSPGPFFAASDNQKNKTQTATDRRAKYSEATWEWAETKRKRRLLEHFTRRRKIFVAMVITFVLFITAAFWFDNWVQEQRKEFAAERELERYEQLNATDGPKGNRSIVNFDSPFDKLFGPGVYDDFSPHSIMVLSPPQPTVICLVEERPPWRTIRNEYLEANSWIVLRDIPAGTYFFKINTGFRWNTQSRNGVGGFTKDDSFYISAEPSVKLYSPAGTSIPVADTLSLNPLHHHFTPIKPDVFFARELTRDPRK; encoded by the coding sequence ATTAACCTCTACCGCATACTCGGCGTTTCGGAATATGCCAATGATCAGCAGATCAGACAGGCCTACCGCACGCTGGCCAAGCGTTATCATCCCGACCTGAATCCGGGCGATGCGCGTGCGGCCGAGAAATTCAAAGAGGTGGCTTCGGCCTACGAAGTGCTTTCCGACCCGATTTTGCGCAGCAATTATGACAAAAAGCGTTTGCGCGAATCGCTTTACTCGCCCGGCCCTTTCTTTGCCGCTTCCGATAATCAGAAAAACAAAACACAAACTGCCACCGACCGACGAGCAAAATACTCGGAAGCCACCTGGGAGTGGGCTGAAACGAAGCGAAAACGCCGGTTGCTTGAACACTTTACACGCCGCCGCAAAATATTTGTGGCCATGGTTATCACCTTTGTGCTGTTTATTACCGCTGCATTTTGGTTTGATAACTGGGTACAGGAACAGCGTAAGGAATTTGCGGCCGAACGCGAACTTGAACGCTATGAACAGCTCAACGCTACAGATGGCCCAAAGGGTAACCGTTCTATAGTAAATTTCGACTCTCCTTTCGACAAGCTCTTTGGCCCGGGGGTGTACGACGATTTTTCGCCACACAGCATTATGGTGCTTAGTCCGCCACAGCCAACGGTAATTTGCCTTGTAGAAGAGCGTCCGCCGTGGCGCACCATTCGCAACGAATACCTGGAGGCAAACAGCTGGATTGTATTGCGGGATATTCCGGCTGGTACATATTTTTTTAAAATCAACACCGGCTTTCGCTGGAACACACAAAGCCGAAACGGGGTTGGCGGATTTACAAAAGACGATTCGTTTTACATTTCCGCCGAACCCTCAGTTAAACTTTATTCTCCCGCCGGCACAAGCATTCCCGTTGCCGACACACTTTCGCTCAACCCGTTGCATCATCATTTCACCCCCATAAAACCTGACGTGTTTTTTGCCCGCGAACTCACACGCGATCCCCGCAAATAA